The proteins below come from a single Rhodohalobacter sp. SW132 genomic window:
- a CDS encoding ABC transporter permease, whose protein sequence is MRLITIISELFRNLNQQRLRSFLTIFGIMWGTATLILLLAFGFGFRDQTVLNMRGMGDQIAIMFPGQTTKAYEGYGIGRPIRFKEDDVEAMRAEIPQIEVVTPEYMQNLPVVNGTNRRNSQIGGVYPVYNELRNVFPQEGGRWLNELDVEQQRRVIFLGNQLAENLFGDEDPVGKQVFVRSTPFTVIGVMEEKTQNSSYSQRDYDRAFIPATTFSAMMGTQFLNNIIYRPESPAVAKSVQDQVYSTLAKKHRFDATDRNAIGLWDTNDFWEFIDIMFYAINGFLGLIGFFTLAVGGIGVANIMFVVVQERMKEIGVRRSVGATKFSIMSQFFLETFVIVGMGAAAGYMLGWGLVELTQNIPIKDFVGAPYFAPEVGLIAFAVLGFTGFAAGLLPAWRAANLTIIDCLR, encoded by the coding sequence ATGCGCCTTATCACCATCATATCCGAACTGTTCCGCAACCTGAACCAGCAGCGTTTGCGCAGTTTTCTCACGATCTTCGGTATCATGTGGGGAACCGCCACGCTGATCCTGCTGCTTGCGTTCGGATTCGGATTCCGCGATCAAACCGTGCTCAATATGCGCGGAATGGGCGATCAGATCGCCATCATGTTTCCCGGTCAGACTACCAAAGCATACGAAGGTTATGGTATTGGCCGGCCGATCCGCTTCAAGGAGGATGATGTGGAGGCGATGCGCGCAGAGATTCCGCAAATTGAAGTCGTTACGCCGGAATATATGCAGAATCTTCCGGTCGTGAACGGAACCAATCGCAGAAATTCACAGATTGGCGGTGTTTATCCGGTGTATAACGAGCTGCGAAATGTTTTTCCACAGGAGGGCGGACGCTGGCTTAATGAACTTGATGTAGAGCAGCAGCGAAGGGTGATATTTCTCGGAAATCAACTCGCTGAGAATTTATTTGGCGATGAAGACCCGGTTGGGAAGCAGGTATTTGTGCGAAGTACACCGTTCACGGTGATCGGTGTGATGGAGGAAAAAACGCAGAACTCCTCCTATTCACAGCGCGATTACGACAGGGCCTTTATTCCCGCCACAACGTTTTCAGCCATGATGGGCACTCAGTTCCTGAACAATATCATCTATCGTCCGGAGAGCCCGGCCGTAGCAAAATCGGTCCAGGACCAGGTGTACAGCACGCTAGCCAAAAAACACCGGTTCGATGCCACCGACCGCAACGCAATCGGTCTTTGGGATACCAATGATTTCTGGGAGTTCATCGATATTATGTTTTATGCAATCAACGGATTTCTTGGTCTGATCGGCTTTTTTACGCTGGCGGTGGGCGGTATCGGTGTGGCGAATATCATGTTTGTAGTGGTTCAGGAACGGATGAAGGAGATCGGGGTCCGCCGCTCTGTGGGCGCTACAAAATTCAGCATCATGAGCCAGTTTTTCCTGGAGACGTTCGTGATAGTTGGGATGGGTGCCGCAGCCGGCTATATGCTGGGCTGGGGATTGGTGGAGCTTACGCAGAATATTCCGATTAAAGATTTTGTAGGCGCGCCCTACTTTGCACCCGAAGTTGGATTGATCGCTTTTGCGGTACTCGGCTTTACCGGGTTTGCTGCAGGCTTACTTCCTGCCTGGCGGGCTGCCAACCTAACCATCATAGATTGTCTGAGGTAA
- a CDS encoding efflux RND transporter periplasmic adaptor subunit, translating into MAPRSKKRLFFWILLPLVIAGGGYFYFSHSQGNSDAENTQPTVMVETGTIVEKALAIGTIEPETEIEVKSIIPGVVDVIYADEGQFVRQGDPLIEVRPDPTPIELAEAKRSLERIFIEKQNLERELGRMDQMKQRNLISDREFEQIQERVEDVSVREQIAKERLELLESGRITIGDTKIESIIRAPIDGYILERMVEKGDPIVPLTSYQAGTPMMSIAGMDNLLFKGTVDEIDVGKIEEGMPVEIKIGALPGSIVHGEVSKISLKARQQDNATVFPIEITIIDAGDVRLRAGYSANADIIINRRLDVPTIPERLVEFNDGLATVEIPGTEPGQREKREVELGLSDAINIEVVSGLAVGDSVLEPEPRRLTIR; encoded by the coding sequence ATGGCACCACGCTCAAAAAAACGACTTTTCTTTTGGATTCTTCTTCCCCTTGTAATTGCCGGCGGAGGATATTTTTACTTCTCACACTCCCAGGGCAACAGTGATGCAGAAAACACGCAGCCAACCGTGATGGTCGAAACAGGCACCATTGTTGAGAAAGCCCTGGCGATCGGCACGATTGAGCCGGAAACCGAAATTGAGGTAAAATCGATCATACCCGGCGTGGTTGATGTGATCTATGCGGATGAGGGCCAGTTTGTACGGCAGGGCGATCCGCTGATTGAAGTGCGTCCGGATCCCACACCTATTGAACTGGCTGAGGCAAAACGGAGCCTGGAACGAATATTTATTGAAAAGCAGAACCTGGAACGTGAACTCGGCCGGATGGATCAGATGAAGCAGCGAAACCTGATTTCTGACAGGGAATTTGAGCAAATCCAGGAACGGGTTGAAGATGTGAGCGTTCGGGAGCAGATCGCAAAAGAGCGGCTTGAGCTTCTCGAATCCGGACGCATTACCATAGGCGATACCAAAATTGAATCGATCATCCGTGCCCCGATTGACGGCTATATTCTTGAGCGAATGGTGGAGAAGGGTGATCCGATCGTGCCGCTGACCTCCTACCAGGCCGGAACTCCAATGATGAGCATCGCAGGGATGGATAACCTTCTGTTTAAAGGTACGGTTGATGAGATCGATGTCGGAAAAATTGAAGAAGGGATGCCGGTGGAGATCAAAATCGGCGCGCTGCCCGGTTCGATTGTTCACGGCGAAGTTTCAAAGATTTCGCTGAAGGCGCGCCAGCAGGATAACGCCACCGTATTCCCGATCGAAATTACAATCATAGATGCCGGTGATGTGAGACTGCGCGCAGGGTATTCCGCCAATGCCGATATCATCATCAACCGCAGATTGGATGTGCCAACCATCCCCGAGCGGCTTGTGGAATTTAATGATGGCCTGGCAACGGTTGAAATACCGGGCACCGAACCCGGCCAGCGCGAAAAGCGGGAAGTAGAGCTTGGGTTAAGTGACGCAATTAATATAGAGGTGGTTTCCGGTCTCGCGGTGGGTGACAGCGTCCTGGAGCCGGAACCGAGAAGATTGACGATCCGGTAA
- a CDS encoding DASS family sodium-coupled anion symporter — MSKTKLTGLILGIVGFCIPLIIQFPGLSLPGHLAMSIFILAAVFWMFETIPIYSTSILVIFLEVVLLSAEGFINFSGMEYSPVPYQTFIATLADPIIILFLGGFVLADAAVKYNFDKNMTRILLKPFGQDPKYIILGLMAVTAVLSAFMSNTATTAMMITVVIPILAKTEMTDPARVSIALSIPFAANIGGVATPIGTPPNAVVIAALNQQGMNIEFGSWMLYAAPLAVGMLFFAWFLLLKLHPPATKVIPLDLKGKWTQSPKAYTLYVVFGLTVILWITESLHGIRSSIVALLPVAVLTLTNTFEKEDIRKLPWEVLWLIAGGISLGIAMKETGLADWLVGSIAWDQMSYLMLLAVFGIVALMLSNFLSNTVTASLMIPLGISLATSGIVGGPAGMMIIGLVIALSTSFAMVLPISTPPNAIAVSTGVVKTKDMIVAGTIIGVVAMGIIILMTRFYWHYIL, encoded by the coding sequence ATGAGTAAAACAAAATTAACCGGCCTCATTCTTGGCATCGTCGGGTTTTGTATTCCGCTGATCATACAGTTTCCGGGGCTTTCTCTGCCGGGACATCTCGCCATGAGTATTTTCATTCTCGCCGCCGTTTTCTGGATGTTCGAAACCATCCCGATCTACTCCACATCCATCCTTGTCATTTTCCTGGAGGTGGTTTTACTCAGCGCCGAGGGGTTCATCAACTTCTCCGGGATGGAGTATTCCCCGGTCCCCTATCAAACCTTCATTGCCACACTGGCCGATCCCATCATCATCCTTTTCCTGGGGGGATTTGTTCTTGCTGATGCCGCCGTGAAATATAATTTCGACAAGAACATGACCCGCATCCTGCTAAAACCTTTCGGGCAGGATCCGAAATATATTATTCTCGGTTTGATGGCGGTCACCGCCGTGCTGTCTGCTTTTATGAGCAACACCGCCACCACCGCGATGATGATTACGGTCGTAATACCGATTCTTGCAAAAACGGAAATGACCGATCCGGCCCGGGTCTCTATTGCACTATCGATACCGTTTGCTGCCAATATCGGGGGAGTGGCAACACCGATCGGAACACCGCCAAACGCAGTTGTTATTGCGGCACTGAATCAGCAGGGAATGAATATCGAATTTGGCAGCTGGATGCTTTATGCGGCTCCGCTGGCTGTTGGCATGCTCTTCTTCGCCTGGTTTCTGCTTCTCAAACTTCATCCCCCTGCCACCAAAGTAATTCCGCTGGACCTGAAAGGAAAATGGACGCAATCGCCAAAAGCCTACACGCTTTACGTTGTCTTTGGCCTCACCGTTATATTGTGGATCACTGAAAGTCTGCACGGAATCCGAAGCAGTATTGTGGCACTGCTTCCGGTGGCCGTTCTCACGCTCACAAACACTTTTGAAAAAGAGGATATTCGAAAACTGCCGTGGGAAGTACTCTGGCTGATTGCCGGCGGAATTTCACTCGGAATTGCGATGAAAGAGACAGGCCTGGCCGACTGGCTGGTGGGCAGCATCGCCTGGGATCAGATGTCGTACCTGATGCTGCTTGCCGTTTTTGGCATCGTTGCACTGATGCTCTCCAACTTTTTATCAAACACGGTAACCGCATCGCTGATGATTCCGCTCGGCATCTCACTGGCTACGTCCGGTATTGTTGGCGGCCCGGCCGGTATGATGATCATCGGGCTGGTGATTGCGCTCAGCACAAGCTTCGCCATGGTACTGCCGATATCAACCCCGCCAAATGCTATCGCGGTGAGCACCGGCGTAGTAAAAACCAAAGATATGATCGTGGCCGGAACCATCATCGGCGTTGTGGCGATGGGCATCATCATACTCATGACACGCTTTTACTGGCACTATATCCTTTAA
- a CDS encoding response regulator — translation MKPKIYILIVEDEPEVLDSIVRDITEFEEHFEVEMADTAEEAEEIINEITEGENLIGLILCDHVLPGKNGVELLIEMQQNEKTKPTKKVLITGQAGLEETVKAVNEADLKHYIAKPWKKSELVKITRNLLTDFVINQVKDPLPYMQILDMEKIADHLRTSGGMTDQ, via the coding sequence ATGAAACCAAAAATTTATATACTGATTGTTGAAGATGAACCCGAAGTTCTGGACTCCATCGTGAGGGATATCACCGAGTTTGAAGAGCATTTTGAGGTGGAGATGGCCGATACAGCCGAAGAGGCTGAAGAAATTATCAATGAAATTACAGAAGGAGAAAACCTGATCGGATTGATTTTGTGTGATCACGTTCTGCCGGGCAAAAACGGCGTAGAACTGCTGATTGAGATGCAGCAGAACGAAAAAACGAAACCGACCAAAAAAGTGCTGATAACCGGTCAGGCTGGCCTGGAAGAGACCGTTAAAGCGGTAAACGAAGCCGATCTGAAACACTACATCGCCAAACCGTGGAAAAAAAGTGAGCTGGTAAAAATTACTCGAAATCTGCTTACGGATTTTGTGATCAATCAGGTTAAAGATCCTCTGCCCTACATGCAGATTTTGGATATGGAAAAGATCGCGGACCATTTACGAACGAGTGGTGGAATGACGGATCAGTAG
- a CDS encoding ATP-binding protein, whose amino-acid sequence MKFRLGSQWLDDRSSVTRLLQRVLDEEGPSDDYLFDLDKDITLFHEGDTLNNIYILLDGVVQLYKKKPHTENNFPVLELKSGSLIGIAAFTTGLPSLTTAKTMQKCRFLRIPKSDVDDLVAKHPQMGGYLDELILANLLERFRQNIILQMKLDSANKQLKDERNEVKQAYRELQEAQNKLVHQEKLATLGQLVAGFAHEVNNPTAALLRSTDTLEHHLRKFMTRFYNNSSPGDGSELSFFEKGKKAGFPDTSTTRERARTLKEEFPSLQNSQIRLMAQMQPDLIDSLRSVYAENSDRIQYYLDQFEFGKMFQNIESAGERISGLVKSLKSYSRADTEDQYEWIDIREGIHDTLQLTSNRIKFYEIYTDLPDVPKIRADAAGLNQVWTNIILNASDVMGKTGSLDIRCGSSDDVVWVSIRDDGPGIEEEILDKIFEPNFTTKKTGKKFGLGLGLSISKEIVNQHGGTIKAENADEGGARFTVRLPIDGNSGKNG is encoded by the coding sequence ATGAAATTCAGATTGGGATCTCAGTGGCTTGATGACCGTTCTTCGGTAACCCGCCTGCTTCAGCGGGTGCTGGATGAAGAGGGACCGTCTGATGATTATCTATTCGACCTGGATAAAGATATCACCCTTTTCCACGAGGGTGATACGCTGAATAACATTTATATTCTGCTTGATGGAGTTGTTCAGCTTTATAAAAAAAAGCCGCATACAGAAAACAATTTCCCTGTATTGGAGCTAAAATCCGGATCACTGATCGGAATTGCAGCATTTACAACAGGACTTCCATCTCTCACAACCGCAAAAACAATGCAAAAATGCCGGTTTTTGCGGATTCCAAAATCAGACGTTGACGACCTGGTTGCAAAACACCCGCAAATGGGGGGTTACCTCGACGAACTGATCCTGGCAAATCTCCTGGAGCGATTTCGTCAGAATATCATCCTGCAAATGAAGCTCGATTCTGCAAATAAGCAGCTTAAAGATGAGCGAAATGAGGTCAAACAAGCATACCGGGAACTCCAGGAAGCGCAAAATAAGCTGGTACATCAGGAAAAACTGGCGACGCTGGGTCAGCTCGTGGCAGGATTTGCTCATGAAGTCAATAACCCAACAGCCGCGCTTCTGAGATCCACCGATACGCTTGAACATCACCTCAGAAAATTTATGACACGTTTTTACAACAATTCAAGCCCCGGAGATGGCAGTGAATTGAGCTTTTTTGAGAAAGGAAAAAAAGCGGGTTTCCCGGATACCAGCACCACCCGGGAGCGGGCCAGGACATTGAAGGAAGAATTTCCCAGTCTGCAAAATTCACAAATCCGCCTGATGGCCCAGATGCAGCCAGATCTGATCGATTCATTGAGGAGCGTGTATGCTGAAAATTCGGATCGAATTCAGTACTATCTTGATCAGTTTGAGTTTGGCAAAATGTTCCAGAATATTGAGTCGGCAGGTGAGCGTATATCGGGATTGGTTAAATCACTGAAAAGTTATAGCCGTGCCGATACGGAAGATCAGTATGAATGGATTGATATCCGCGAAGGCATCCACGATACGCTTCAGCTCACCAGTAACCGCATCAAATTTTATGAGATTTATACCGATCTGCCCGATGTTCCCAAAATTCGGGCGGATGCCGCCGGCCTAAACCAGGTCTGGACCAACATCATCCTGAATGCCTCCGATGTGATGGGAAAAACAGGTTCGCTCGATATCCGATGCGGCAGCAGTGATGATGTAGTTTGGGTTTCGATTCGTGATGATGGCCCCGGAATTGAAGAAGAAATTCTGGATAAAATTTTTGAACCCAACTTTACCACCAAGAAAACCGGGAAAAAATTCGGGCTCGGACTCGGCCTGTCCATATCAAAAGAGATTGTGAATCAGCACGGCGGAACCATTAAAGCTGAAAATGCCGATGAAGGCGGCGCGAGGTTTACGGTGAGGTTGCCAATTGACGGAAACTCCGGGAAAAACGGTTGA
- a CDS encoding YfcC family protein: MKFKLPHTLVLMFGLMAFALVLTWLVPSGEFDSTVNEHGQTVVEPGTFTEFDEKEYLSPLALLTVVPRALADAQGIIFFVLIIGGSIKVIRDTGSIDALLGRIIQNFGTQPAWLIFMMMFAFAAASATLGIAEEYIPFAIILVSLCAAMKLDAITAIGTLVVGYGIGYGVAFMNPFTLVIAQEVAGLQPLSGYGYRLALGLPFLMVGFHHVWQYARRVQIDPANSYLDEGEGVVEDSSSSYPEMSGRRKGVLVATGLALIGLVVGISAAGWYLVELGAMFIGLAIVVGLISGMGVNKTASSFSKGAAELAGTALLIGFARAIALLMEDGLILHTVVNALAAPLASVGAEFAAIGMLFIQSVLNFFIPSGSGQAFVTMPLMAPIGDLVGVSRQIAVLAFQFGDGLMNMIVPTNPVLMGILGLAGIPYAKWFKFVAPLILKLLVLASLALAIAVWIGYQ, from the coding sequence ATGAAATTTAAACTCCCCCACACGCTGGTCCTGATGTTCGGGTTGATGGCGTTTGCCCTTGTTCTTACCTGGCTGGTGCCCTCCGGCGAATTTGACAGCACAGTAAATGAGCACGGGCAGACCGTGGTGGAGCCCGGTACATTTACGGAATTTGACGAGAAAGAATATCTGAGTCCGCTGGCGCTGCTGACCGTGGTGCCGCGCGCACTGGCTGATGCGCAGGGCATCATCTTCTTTGTGCTGATTATCGGCGGCTCGATAAAAGTGATCCGTGATACCGGTTCGATCGATGCGCTGCTTGGAAGAATAATCCAGAACTTTGGCACGCAGCCGGCCTGGCTCATTTTTATGATGATGTTCGCCTTTGCAGCCGCCTCCGCCACGCTTGGAATTGCCGAGGAGTATATCCCTTTCGCAATCATCCTGGTGAGCCTCTGTGCGGCGATGAAACTGGACGCTATCACCGCGATAGGGACGCTGGTGGTGGGCTATGGAATTGGCTACGGCGTTGCGTTTATGAACCCGTTTACGCTGGTGATTGCGCAGGAGGTGGCGGGCCTTCAGCCACTTTCCGGGTATGGATATCGCCTGGCGCTGGGGCTTCCGTTTTTAATGGTCGGTTTTCATCATGTATGGCAGTACGCACGCAGGGTGCAGATTGATCCCGCAAACAGCTACCTGGATGAAGGGGAGGGCGTTGTTGAAGATAGCTCATCGTCCTACCCCGAGATGTCCGGCCGGCGCAAGGGTGTACTGGTTGCCACAGGCCTGGCGCTGATCGGACTGGTTGTTGGGATCTCCGCGGCCGGCTGGTACCTGGTGGAGCTGGGCGCGATGTTTATCGGTCTGGCCATTGTGGTTGGACTGATTTCGGGGATGGGCGTGAACAAAACGGCCTCATCATTCAGTAAAGGTGCGGCAGAACTCGCCGGAACCGCGCTATTAATTGGCTTTGCCCGGGCGATTGCACTTCTGATGGAGGATGGGTTGATCCTGCACACTGTTGTGAATGCACTCGCTGCTCCGCTTGCCAGTGTGGGTGCGGAATTTGCAGCCATAGGGATGCTGTTTATCCAGAGTGTTCTGAACTTTTTCATTCCCTCCGGCAGCGGTCAGGCGTTCGTGACGATGCCGCTGATGGCCCCAATCGGGGATCTTGTTGGAGTTTCCCGCCAGATTGCAGTACTCGCCTTTCAGTTTGGCGACGGCTTGATGAACATGATCGTACCGACCAACCCCGTGCTGATGGGAATCCTCGGCCTGGCCGGAATTCCTTACGCCAAATGGTTTAAGTTTGTGGCTCCATTGATCCTGAAACTTCTGGTTTTGGCCTCCCTTGCCCTGGCGATTGCGGTTTGGATTGGGTATCAGTAA
- a CDS encoding Smr/MutS family protein: MSYEPDPIELPIDGVLDLHTFRPNELGELLPEYIEACLEKNITSLRIIHGKGTGALRRGVHALLDRNPHVVSYGLATDKSSWGATLVEIKRDANK, from the coding sequence ATGTCCTACGAACCCGATCCGATAGAACTCCCGATTGATGGCGTGCTCGACCTGCATACGTTTCGACCGAACGAGCTGGGAGAGCTGCTGCCGGAATATATTGAGGCGTGCCTGGAGAAGAATATCACCTCGCTTCGGATTATCCACGGCAAAGGGACCGGAGCACTGCGCCGCGGGGTTCACGCTCTGCTCGACCGAAATCCTCACGTTGTGTCATACGGACTGGCAACCGATAAAAGCAGCTGGGGCGCCACGCTTGTGGAGATTAAACGGGATGCGAACAAATGA
- a CDS encoding PTS transporter subunit IIC, which translates to MLSYLKKKGVDLSFKTYFVTALSYMALGLFASLIIGLIIRTAGQQFEIEFMVSAGQVAMDMMGPAIGVAIAYGLKAPPLVLFASAAAGALGAASGGPAGAYVAALLATEIGKLVAGSTRVDIILTPLVTILVGFFAAEYLGVFIDRGLVAFGELVNWSVDQHPFWMGILVAALMGVALTAPISSAAIAIMIGLEGLAAGAATVGCSAQMVGFAVSSYRENGVGGLIAQGIGTSMLQIANVIKNPLILLPPTLAGALLAPFATMVFQLQNNPEGAGMGTAGFVGQIFTFTTMGFRWEILGYVTLLHFIGPAILCLALSEYLRKKNLIQFGDMTLRSE; encoded by the coding sequence GTGCTCTCCTATTTAAAAAAGAAAGGAGTTGACCTCTCTTTTAAAACCTACTTCGTTACGGCACTCTCCTATATGGCGCTGGGATTATTCGCCTCCCTCATCATAGGTTTGATTATTCGAACTGCCGGCCAGCAATTCGAAATCGAATTTATGGTTTCGGCGGGCCAGGTGGCGATGGATATGATGGGGCCAGCCATTGGAGTCGCTATTGCATACGGATTGAAGGCTCCGCCGCTTGTTCTGTTCGCATCCGCTGCTGCCGGGGCACTCGGGGCGGCAAGTGGCGGCCCGGCCGGGGCTTACGTAGCCGCGCTGCTGGCAACAGAAATTGGGAAACTCGTTGCAGGCTCCACCCGGGTGGATATCATTCTAACACCGCTGGTTACAATTCTTGTCGGCTTTTTTGCAGCAGAATATCTCGGAGTTTTTATCGACCGGGGACTGGTAGCTTTTGGGGAGCTTGTTAACTGGTCAGTGGATCAGCATCCGTTCTGGATGGGGATCCTGGTTGCCGCTTTGATGGGGGTAGCGCTCACCGCTCCGATCTCCAGCGCGGCTATTGCCATCATGATAGGCCTGGAAGGTCTTGCAGCGGGAGCTGCCACGGTTGGATGTTCAGCACAGATGGTCGGTTTTGCAGTTAGCAGCTATCGCGAGAACGGAGTCGGCGGCTTGATTGCGCAGGGAATCGGAACATCCATGCTTCAGATCGCGAATGTTATCAAAAACCCGCTGATATTACTTCCCCCTACCCTGGCAGGTGCTCTGCTCGCTCCATTTGCCACTATGGTATTTCAACTCCAAAATAATCCGGAAGGTGCCGGAATGGGAACGGCCGGTTTTGTGGGACAGATCTTCACCTTCACCACCATGGGCTTTAGATGGGAAATACTTGGGTATGTCACTCTTCTCCATTTCATTGGGCCTGCAATATTATGCCTGGCCCTTTCAGAATATCTGAGAAAGAAAAACCTGATCCAATTTGGAGATATGACGTTGAGATCAGAATAG
- a CDS encoding porin: MKQIIKSILFSILLLVTSTAAAQTSLDVGGYMQAWYIADQQTELTTGETINTNGFRLRRARITARGDISDRFSTTIWTDFASPNNVLLDFHADARFHPAFNIRAGQFIMPGQSHDTARLVSSRLIFWERPWVSTALASGMGFDAFRDIGVMVYGRHKNLWYGVHAGNGAGRFTQAGTHITQRKAGGGLYGTRMDLEIMPGLSLGGHLSTNQQREVVERGTGPFDIDRTSASVRVATSDLGIDRLDTQFEYMAMRVNDDSRGVRTVPDGVYNLDGFYGEIVYGITRKWHILGRFDRMNQSPGQGAGFSADESFQRDQFTLGLTRYLFQNDREIARAHLNYAASNSSPGGLDSHIIVLVMQLRFIPI, translated from the coding sequence ATGAAACAGATCATCAAGAGCATCCTTTTTTCGATCCTTTTACTTGTAACATCAACCGCAGCCGCACAAACCAGCCTCGATGTGGGCGGCTACATGCAAGCGTGGTATATCGCCGATCAGCAGACGGAACTGACAACCGGTGAGACGATAAACACAAACGGATTCCGGCTCCGCCGTGCTCGAATTACCGCACGGGGAGATATCAGCGATCGGTTCAGCACAACGATCTGGACCGATTTTGCAAGTCCAAACAACGTACTGCTCGATTTCCACGCCGATGCCCGTTTTCATCCTGCATTTAATATCCGGGCGGGACAGTTTATCATGCCTGGTCAGTCGCACGACACGGCACGGCTGGTTTCATCAAGGCTGATTTTTTGGGAGCGTCCGTGGGTCTCTACAGCACTTGCATCTGGAATGGGGTTTGATGCGTTCCGGGATATTGGCGTGATGGTCTACGGACGGCACAAAAATCTCTGGTACGGAGTTCACGCCGGAAACGGGGCGGGCCGGTTCACACAGGCCGGAACACACATCACGCAGCGAAAAGCGGGCGGCGGATTGTATGGCACCAGAATGGATCTGGAAATTATGCCGGGGCTTTCTCTGGGCGGACACCTCTCCACAAACCAACAGCGGGAGGTTGTGGAGCGCGGCACCGGGCCGTTTGATATCGACCGGACATCGGCCTCTGTACGGGTTGCCACATCCGACCTGGGAATCGACCGCCTGGATACTCAGTTTGAATACATGGCGATGCGGGTAAATGATGACAGTCGCGGAGTGCGAACCGTCCCCGATGGTGTATATAATCTGGATGGGTTTTATGGCGAGATCGTCTACGGAATCACCAGGAAGTGGCACATTCTCGGCCGGTTTGACAGAATGAATCAGAGTCCGGGGCAGGGCGCCGGTTTTTCTGCTGATGAATCTTTCCAGCGGGATCAGTTCACGCTCGGCCTCACCCGATACCTCTTTCAAAACGATCGCGAAATTGCCCGGGCGCATCTGAATTACGCCGCAAGCAACTCATCACCCGGCGGACTGGATTCGCATATTATTGTGCTGGTGATGCAGCTGAGGTTTATCCCAATTTAG